From the Leptospira sp. WS60.C2 genome, one window contains:
- a CDS encoding metal ABC transporter ATP-binding protein, whose translation MPVTKPSLPSNSISFIHTDHLSVGYRKEFPVVTDIHLQIESGKTYALVGGNGAGKTTLFRTLTDLLPPLAGTIQFSKEISTSYVPQSKKMSLDFPLRVEDVLLMPKNIGFSFLPRKTFSEEDLALVERTGVSSYLKKQISLCSGGQLQKVLILRSLLTRANLIFLDEPMDSLDHNARELFQEVLSDYLKVGNRSLFFITHSLEHDWGFGFDEVFEIDEGKLYKITKGERPPNCHHHD comes from the coding sequence ATGCCAGTGACAAAACCAAGTCTTCCCAGTAATTCCATTTCCTTCATCCATACGGACCATTTGTCCGTTGGGTATAGAAAAGAATTTCCCGTTGTGACGGACATCCATCTACAGATTGAATCTGGAAAAACGTATGCACTTGTCGGTGGAAATGGAGCAGGAAAAACCACTCTCTTTCGCACACTCACGGATTTACTGCCACCACTTGCTGGCACCATTCAGTTTTCCAAAGAAATCTCAACATCGTATGTTCCACAGTCAAAAAAAATGTCCCTCGATTTTCCTCTTCGCGTGGAAGATGTGTTACTTATGCCAAAAAACATTGGTTTTAGTTTTTTACCAAGAAAAACGTTCTCCGAGGAAGATTTGGCATTGGTGGAACGAACAGGAGTTAGCTCCTATTTGAAAAAACAAATCTCCCTTTGTAGTGGGGGGCAGTTACAAAAGGTTCTCATTTTAAGATCACTCCTCACAAGAGCGAATCTTATTTTTTTAGATGAACCAATGGACTCACTTGATCACAATGCAAGAGAACTTTTCCAAGAGGTATTGTCAGACTATTTAAAAGTTGGAAATCGTTCTTTATTTTTTATCACCCACAGCCTGGAACATGATTGGGGATTTGGGTTTGATGAAGTGTTTGAAATCGACGAAGGGAAATTGTACAAAATCACCAAAGGAGAAAGGCCTCCTAACTGCCACCACCATGACTAG
- a CDS encoding metal ABC transporter permease: protein MTSLLSSWNLFLPQIVLGSLVGALLAVLGILIVLRGMTFFGVTLSQAVTFSVALSLFMEWPGEIVPILFSCILVFPLLYVRKLPGIKEEVILGILFVFFSAASQFMLALGGNVQNHLMAAFFGDILISQVRADSIGIYVAGFFFFLYLSFFRRFLFISFDRDEYKIQVGNPLPFDLLFYIILAASLTVAVNLLGTFYSIAHLLLPVFALLPIIHSLRILTIVCALFSIVSTCLGFILSLVGLERNGEIIYFPTSSSIILVLCFFAFVIHIFRYLNTSFFSKKSR, encoded by the coding sequence ATGACTAGTCTTCTTTCCAGTTGGAATTTATTTTTACCACAAATTGTTTTGGGTAGCCTTGTCGGAGCGCTTCTTGCAGTTCTTGGGATCCTCATTGTCTTACGTGGTATGACTTTTTTTGGAGTGACTCTTTCCCAAGCGGTCACTTTTTCTGTGGCCTTATCTCTTTTTATGGAATGGCCAGGAGAAATTGTCCCAATTCTCTTTTCTTGCATTTTGGTGTTTCCCCTTTTGTATGTTCGCAAACTCCCTGGTATCAAGGAAGAGGTGATCTTAGGAATTTTATTTGTTTTCTTTTCTGCCGCTTCGCAGTTTATGCTGGCGTTAGGTGGTAATGTCCAAAATCATTTGATGGCGGCGTTCTTTGGAGATATACTGATCTCCCAAGTCAGAGCCGATTCAATTGGCATTTATGTGGCTGGTTTCTTCTTTTTTCTCTACCTGAGTTTTTTCAGGCGTTTTCTTTTCATAAGTTTTGACCGAGACGAATACAAAATTCAAGTGGGGAATCCACTTCCTTTCGATTTACTGTTTTACATCATATTAGCTGCTTCCCTCACTGTGGCTGTGAATTTACTCGGAACGTTTTACAGCATTGCGCATTTGTTACTGCCTGTATTTGCTCTTCTTCCCATCATCCATAGCTTACGAATCTTAACAATTGTTTGTGCTTTGTTTTCCATTGTTTCCACTTGTCTTGGTTTTATCCTCTCTCTTGTGGGTTTGGAACGAAATGGGGAAATCATCTATTTTCCTACCTCTTCCAGCATCATCCTTGTGCTTTGTTTTTTTGCTTTTGTCATCCATATCTTTCGTTACCTAAACACTTCCTTTTTTTCAAAAAAGAGCCGATAG
- a CDS encoding class I SAM-dependent methyltransferase has product METIPCNTCGHHSFSPLYTKTSPLGESFAIVSCKNCGLVQVNPQPSLEEVKKYYDDSYFTQRTERGYDNYYSSELRKEISRVFQLNLQDLDFFTWEKHRKEQYPNRNLSSLDIGCAAGYFVAYMNERGYDAKGIEIADGPVRFARETLKLSIYQDNFLDWDKTFSKQFDVITLWATIEHLHQPKETLEKIKQHLLPGGILILSTCRYGFLAKWKGLQWRYLNVPEHLYYYSFHGLKRLLVSLGYRSPKAFTYGSGMTSRKNASLFFRFSKAFLDRFVKWFQMGDMMVFRVTKD; this is encoded by the coding sequence GTGGAAACCATTCCTTGTAATACCTGCGGGCATCATTCTTTTTCTCCCTTGTATACCAAAACGAGTCCTTTAGGCGAATCGTTTGCTATCGTTAGTTGTAAAAACTGTGGGCTTGTCCAGGTGAACCCTCAACCCAGTTTGGAAGAAGTCAAAAAATACTATGATGATTCGTATTTTACCCAACGAACAGAACGTGGTTATGACAATTATTATTCCAGTGAACTAAGGAAGGAAATCTCTCGTGTGTTCCAATTGAACTTACAAGACTTGGATTTTTTTACATGGGAGAAACACCGAAAAGAACAATATCCAAATCGAAATTTGTCTTCTCTCGATATCGGTTGTGCCGCTGGTTATTTTGTCGCTTACATGAATGAGAGAGGGTATGATGCCAAAGGAATCGAAATTGCCGATGGACCGGTACGTTTTGCTCGTGAGACACTCAAACTTTCCATCTACCAAGACAATTTTTTAGATTGGGACAAAACATTTTCGAAGCAATTTGATGTCATTACACTTTGGGCTACTATCGAACACCTGCACCAACCAAAAGAAACCTTAGAAAAGATCAAACAACACCTTCTACCAGGAGGCATTCTCATTTTGTCTACGTGTCGTTATGGGTTTCTTGCAAAATGGAAAGGTTTACAATGGCGTTATTTGAATGTCCCAGAACATTTGTATTATTATTCTTTCCATGGACTGAAACGTTTATTGGTATCTTTGGGATACCGTTCTCCAAAAGCATTTACCTATGGAAGTGGAATGACGAGTCGAAAGAATGCGTCACTTTTCTTTCGATTTTCAAAAGCATTTTTGGATCGATTTGTGAAATGGTTTCAAATGGGAGATATGATGGTCTTTCGAGTTACAAAAGATTAG
- the tmk gene encoding dTMP kinase: MPASSHFFVFEGIDGSGKTTVSKKVSELLNTKSIPNQWHREPTESVHGLKLREFLKGNTKLSPEEQLKLFLLDREVSVNETILPALKNGKTIVQDRYYFSTAAYQGKDEEHAADILYMNEDKGFPEPNRVYFLDLSPEEALERRNTRGGQKEAFDDEKEQTRIYQNYLAILPESTIFVDATADLEEVVNFCVEDILKLISESH, translated from the coding sequence ATGCCAGCTTCATCCCATTTTTTTGTCTTCGAAGGAATCGATGGTTCAGGGAAAACGACAGTTTCCAAAAAAGTTTCAGAACTTTTAAACACAAAATCAATCCCGAACCAATGGCACAGAGAACCAACTGAGAGTGTTCACGGTTTAAAATTGAGAGAATTCCTAAAAGGAAACACCAAACTAAGCCCGGAAGAACAATTAAAATTGTTTCTTTTAGATCGAGAGGTTTCTGTCAATGAGACCATCTTACCAGCGTTAAAGAATGGTAAAACAATCGTACAAGATAGATACTATTTTTCAACGGCGGCTTACCAAGGAAAAGATGAAGAGCATGCAGCGGACATTTTGTACATGAATGAAGACAAAGGGTTTCCTGAACCTAACCGTGTGTATTTTTTAGACCTTTCTCCCGAAGAAGCCTTGGAACGCAGAAACACACGTGGAGGACAAAAAGAAGCATTTGATGACGAAAAAGAACAAACCCGCATCTATCAAAACTATCTAGCCATCCTTCCTGAATCGACCATCTTTGTGGATGCGACTGCTGATTTGGAAGAAGTTGTTAATTTTTGTGTGGAAGATATTCTAAAATTGATTTCCGAATCTCACTAA
- a CDS encoding EAL domain-containing protein, translated as MVPPMQMESEGHKLVREWREWLARGELTPVFQPILSSESTGIYGYELLGRLATPQGLESLGEFFLTHTFGYDEVFYLKKKVDEEIRWIALQKFAKEAPPDTKLFLNISPNVLYHALLNLDTNLPQTIRMVREVGLDPSRIVIEITEERFPQNLELLKPVLNLYRKEGFSIAVDDAGSEASNLDRIGLFHPEIIKVDLQMLRRSTFSRNFKEILLNLSKLGESLGSSLLFEGIESEDELYNALNYGARYIQGYYFAKPDLDFASRFAYRSEMQSSLEYFHSRKQKELNSQIEWETIWKNKLSEIVMGFGEEDGIWEWKEEFTTTVFGDGDFFRMYITNHMGFQVSPNYVRKEGGEMKPDYSFLGKNWSFRPYFFEHLHKSKTSRDAWTLSHMYHDISESMMLRTFARNLSENLILFIDVVVSRS; from the coding sequence ATGGTTCCACCGATGCAAATGGAAAGCGAAGGGCATAAACTAGTTCGCGAATGGAGAGAATGGCTTGCTAGGGGGGAACTTACCCCTGTTTTCCAACCAATTTTATCTTCGGAGTCTACTGGCATTTATGGGTATGAACTTCTGGGACGTTTGGCCACTCCGCAGGGCCTTGAAAGTTTAGGAGAATTTTTTCTCACACATACATTTGGATACGACGAAGTTTTTTATCTGAAGAAAAAAGTAGATGAAGAAATTCGATGGATCGCATTACAAAAATTTGCAAAAGAAGCACCACCAGATACCAAGTTATTCCTCAATATCTCGCCGAACGTTTTGTACCATGCCTTACTCAACTTAGATACGAATTTACCCCAAACCATTCGTATGGTGAGAGAAGTGGGGCTTGACCCTTCGCGGATTGTCATTGAAATCACTGAGGAACGATTCCCCCAAAATTTAGAGTTATTGAAACCAGTCTTAAATTTGTATCGAAAGGAAGGTTTTTCCATCGCGGTAGATGATGCAGGTTCAGAGGCAAGTAACTTAGATCGAATCGGTTTGTTCCACCCAGAAATCATCAAAGTGGATTTACAGATGTTACGAAGATCCACGTTTTCCAGAAACTTTAAGGAGATCCTTCTCAACTTATCAAAGTTAGGTGAATCGCTCGGGAGTAGTTTATTATTTGAAGGAATTGAATCCGAAGATGAATTGTATAATGCTTTGAACTATGGAGCTCGTTACATCCAAGGGTATTATTTTGCAAAACCTGATTTAGATTTTGCCAGTCGATTTGCGTATCGCAGTGAGATGCAATCCTCCTTGGAATACTTTCATTCCAGAAAACAAAAAGAACTGAATTCTCAAATTGAATGGGAAACCATTTGGAAAAACAAACTCTCTGAAATTGTCATGGGATTTGGAGAAGAGGATGGGATTTGGGAATGGAAGGAAGAGTTTACTACCACGGTTTTTGGGGATGGAGACTTTTTCAGAATGTACATCACAAACCATATGGGGTTTCAAGTGTCTCCCAATTATGTTCGTAAAGAGGGAGGTGAGATGAAACCTGACTATTCCTTCCTTGGCAAAAACTGGTCCTTTCGGCCTTATTTTTTTGAACACCTGCACAAATCCAAGACAAGCCGCGATGCTTGGACGCTTTCTCATATGTACCATGACATCTCGGAAAGTATGATGTTACGTACCTTTGCTAGAAATCTTTCCGAAAATTTGATTTTATTTATCGATGTGGTGGTATCCCGTAGCTGA
- a CDS encoding radical SAM protein, whose amino-acid sequence MAKIQFLQLPVPPPSYFAATGNVPLAAASLASCLESKEDPIQGISPFVIPPEDTDSLGDKDLIDQICKEAPDFLGLSLYLWNTERSLYIANEVKKRNPEMVILIGGPEVNEDNPYVLGETGFDIAVSGEAEHSFRSLMRSLLKKESLENLENVAYRKKDGSLSAFGVAAPANFPLTDFPSPYTTGHIQVNPKRSTYLETVRGCKSQCTYCFYPKSSQSLRTLNIEETVQLISSLKDKGAKELVFLDPTFNHRPGFETFLDAIAEVNSDGQMTMFAELRSEGVTPKLAAKLRKAGFTRIELGLQSVNEDTLKRVKRYGSPHKVAEVAKMLAGEGIDLLLDLIIGLPGDTPEDVERGIHFFLEHGLGEWVQAFPLSVLPGTSMRKDAKKEGLIYMPTPPYRIIQTPTFTPEALRDSVYFAEDLLERRLDEFPRPFLCEGIPKKHDRFDWYPLDSMNGKKMDLSLLERGTRHQSIWFHPNDLGKELPDILTVLQKKIEAEPFCTIDFVIVLSDVPKTKEIDALVALLESKRNSYLAKTLAYRGENLQHRLVFVLRNDQEHLRNWRNSLEGTESFLVYETISPDKIQSLDPEDSYFYLIEGDSLSSKDWAYLKDNFDPETITFSSRVWEERWCMEVLGYGEI is encoded by the coding sequence ATGGCAAAAATACAATTTTTGCAATTACCCGTTCCTCCACCAAGTTACTTCGCAGCCACAGGAAATGTTCCTCTAGCAGCTGCTAGTTTGGCAAGTTGTTTGGAATCCAAAGAAGATCCCATCCAAGGAATCAGTCCTTTTGTCATTCCACCAGAAGACACAGATTCACTCGGCGACAAAGACTTAATCGACCAAATTTGCAAAGAAGCACCTGACTTTTTAGGTTTGTCTTTGTATTTATGGAATACAGAGCGAAGTTTATACATCGCAAATGAAGTGAAAAAAAGAAATCCGGAAATGGTCATCCTAATTGGAGGACCAGAGGTCAATGAAGACAATCCTTATGTGTTAGGTGAGACAGGTTTTGACATTGCTGTCTCGGGCGAAGCAGAACACAGTTTTCGTTCTCTCATGAGGTCTCTTTTAAAAAAAGAATCTCTAGAGAATTTAGAGAATGTTGCCTATCGAAAAAAAGATGGAAGTTTGAGTGCCTTTGGTGTCGCTGCACCTGCTAACTTCCCTTTAACAGATTTTCCCTCGCCCTATACAACGGGTCATATCCAAGTGAATCCGAAACGATCCACCTATTTGGAAACGGTGAGAGGTTGTAAATCGCAGTGTACGTATTGTTTTTATCCGAAGTCATCCCAGAGTTTAAGAACACTGAATATTGAGGAAACCGTCCAATTGATTTCCAGTCTTAAAGACAAAGGAGCAAAGGAACTTGTCTTTTTGGATCCAACCTTTAACCACAGACCAGGTTTCGAAACTTTCCTAGATGCCATCGCGGAAGTAAATAGTGATGGTCAGATGACCATGTTTGCCGAACTCAGATCGGAAGGAGTCACACCAAAACTTGCCGCCAAACTTAGGAAAGCTGGGTTTACTCGCATCGAACTTGGTTTGCAGTCGGTGAATGAAGATACACTCAAACGAGTGAAACGGTATGGAAGTCCACACAAAGTAGCCGAAGTTGCCAAGATGCTTGCAGGTGAGGGCATTGATCTTCTTTTGGATCTTATTATTGGTTTACCTGGTGACACTCCTGAGGATGTCGAACGAGGGATTCATTTTTTCTTAGAACACGGATTAGGTGAATGGGTGCAAGCATTCCCATTATCGGTATTGCCTGGAACCAGTATGCGCAAAGACGCAAAAAAAGAAGGCCTAATTTATATGCCAACTCCGCCTTACCGAATCATTCAAACACCTACCTTTACACCAGAAGCACTACGAGACTCTGTTTATTTCGCAGAAGATCTTTTGGAGCGAAGGTTAGATGAATTTCCAAGACCATTTTTGTGTGAAGGGATTCCGAAGAAACATGACCGTTTTGATTGGTATCCATTGGACAGCATGAATGGGAAAAAAATGGATCTTTCTCTTTTGGAGCGAGGCACAAGGCACCAAAGTATTTGGTTTCATCCTAATGACCTTGGAAAAGAACTTCCCGATATCCTAACTGTCCTCCAAAAAAAGATAGAAGCGGAGCCATTTTGTACCATTGATTTTGTGATTGTCCTTTCGGATGTTCCTAAAACCAAAGAGATAGATGCACTCGTGGCTTTATTAGAGTCGAAACGAAATTCGTATCTTGCCAAAACCTTGGCGTATCGTGGGGAGAATTTACAACATCGTTTGGTCTTTGTTTTACGAAACGATCAGGAACACTTGCGAAATTGGCGAAACTCGTTAGAGGGAACCGAATCTTTTTTGGTATATGAAACCATTTCACCAGATAAAATCCAATCGTTAGATCCAGAAGATTCTTATTTTTATTTGATAGAAGGGGACTCCCTATCTTCTAAGGACTGGGCATATTTAAAAGATAACTTTGATCCTGAGACGATTACATTTTCTTCTAGAGTGTGGGAAGAGAGATGGTGTATGGAAGTGTTAGGTTACGGAGAGATCTGA
- a CDS encoding DUF1577 domain-containing protein produces METVERNKRSLDVFSDTEKKLHVLTKFLLNQELNLKDDIHSGESCYLKKVSQDGNKILVSVRPTMSLSVGQKVTLYKILGRYLHLECTVEQEKGESHYVLQLNKIAIAKKDRESSRIPVPPGSAWITNVVSSKAKIETDMFHVPTAVKVNFQDYENKLKNSVDFIKISTFNSREDNEVIRQVKKTKKGLLLEDVTKRECYETAPNEDFIVFSDEIEEDIDKEINLRRNQKIKSELILPILYLNDEEESIPIGYIHMQSKTQTFDLLKAMEVKTLCFEMVDRIRHSNMIKSDGKFPVIDISEGGLKVIVDHPDLIQSLPKLTGFQFDIFFKMQSPLTAFGQIKTITKNEEGHLTVGLAIAGHSSRAGEKKRFLENVEFFRKQIQKN; encoded by the coding sequence ATGGAAACAGTAGAAAGAAACAAACGTTCCTTAGATGTTTTTTCCGACACGGAAAAAAAGCTGCATGTTTTAACTAAATTTTTATTAAACCAGGAATTGAACCTGAAAGATGACATCCATTCAGGGGAAAGTTGTTATTTAAAAAAGGTCTCTCAAGACGGTAACAAAATACTCGTCAGTGTTCGCCCTACCATGTCCCTCTCTGTTGGTCAGAAAGTCACTCTCTACAAAATTCTCGGCCGTTATTTGCACTTAGAATGCACAGTGGAACAGGAAAAGGGAGAGTCCCATTATGTCCTACAACTGAATAAAATTGCCATTGCCAAAAAAGACAGGGAAAGTTCCCGGATTCCCGTCCCTCCTGGTTCTGCTTGGATCACCAATGTGGTATCAAGCAAAGCTAAGATTGAAACAGATATGTTTCACGTTCCTACGGCGGTGAAGGTTAACTTTCAGGACTACGAAAACAAATTAAAAAACTCGGTCGATTTTATCAAAATTTCCACTTTTAATTCGCGGGAAGACAATGAAGTCATTCGCCAAGTGAAGAAAACGAAAAAGGGATTACTCCTTGAAGATGTGACCAAAAGAGAATGTTATGAAACTGCACCTAACGAAGATTTTATTGTTTTTTCTGACGAAATTGAGGAAGACATCGACAAAGAAATCAACCTACGTCGTAACCAAAAAATCAAATCAGAACTCATCCTTCCCATTTTGTATCTGAATGATGAAGAAGAATCCATCCCCATTGGATACATTCATATGCAAAGTAAAACACAAACCTTTGATCTCTTAAAGGCAATGGAAGTGAAAACTTTATGTTTTGAAATGGTAGACCGAATCCGTCACTCCAACATGATTAAATCAGATGGAAAATTTCCAGTGATTGATATCTCCGAAGGGGGACTAAAAGTCATTGTAGACCATCCAGATCTCATCCAAAGCCTTCCGAAACTCACAGGCTTTCAGTTTGACATCTTTTTTAAGATGCAGTCTCCCCTCACAGCGTTTGGACAAATCAAAACGATCACCAAAAATGAAGAAGGACATCTCACAGTGGGACTTGCTATTGCGGGTCACTCTTCTCGCGCTGGTGAGAAAAAACGATTCTTAGAAAACGTAGAGTTCTTTCGAAAACAAATCCAAAAGAATTAA
- the guaB gene encoding IMP dehydrogenase has protein sequence MSNHPLPGSELLDGVSGQELFSVNMGLTYRDFLVLPGYIDFNPSDVDLETKLSKNITLKRPLMSSPMDTVTESEMAIAQALMGGIGIIHYNNTIEEQVELVRKVKRYENGFIKDPILLSPEHTLADLDAVKEKYGFSGIPITEDGTARTKLVGIVTNRDVDFERDRDIKLGKVMTTELITADVGISLREANDILRTSKKGKLPIVDKQGKLVALICRSDLKKNKEFPQSSKDDQKRLRVGAALSTLPESRDRMAELAAVGVDAIIIDSAQGNSSYQIEMIQWIKSHFPNIDVIGGNVVTKAQAANLIAAGADGLRIGMGPGSICITQDTMAVGRAQATAVFKTAEYAHAHGVPVIADGGISNIGDIANALAIGASMCMMGSMFAGTKEAPGEYFYENGIRLKKYRGMASLEAMNKGGDKRYFSESQKIKVAQGVSGYVVDKGSVLNLIPYLVQGLRQSFQDMGFKSIPDLHKALREGKLRFERRTESAQAQGSVHGLYSYTKPSMRAE, from the coding sequence ATGTCAAATCACCCCCTACCAGGATCTGAGCTTCTCGATGGAGTCAGTGGACAAGAGCTCTTCTCGGTCAACATGGGTCTCACATATCGAGATTTTTTAGTATTACCTGGATATATAGACTTCAATCCAAGCGATGTAGATCTCGAAACGAAACTTTCTAAAAACATAACACTCAAAAGACCTCTTATGAGTTCTCCAATGGACACAGTAACAGAGTCAGAAATGGCGATCGCACAGGCGCTGATGGGTGGAATTGGAATCATTCATTATAATAATACAATAGAAGAACAAGTGGAACTCGTTCGTAAGGTAAAACGATACGAAAATGGTTTCATCAAGGACCCAATTTTACTTTCTCCTGAACATACACTCGCCGACTTAGATGCCGTAAAAGAAAAGTATGGCTTCAGTGGAATTCCTATCACAGAAGATGGCACCGCAAGGACTAAGTTAGTTGGTATTGTTACCAATCGCGATGTGGACTTCGAGAGAGATCGTGATATCAAACTTGGTAAGGTGATGACGACAGAACTCATCACTGCGGATGTAGGAATCAGTTTACGAGAAGCCAATGATATCCTTCGCACAAGTAAAAAAGGAAAACTCCCAATTGTAGACAAACAAGGGAAACTCGTTGCTCTCATCTGTCGAAGTGACCTAAAAAAGAATAAAGAGTTTCCTCAATCTTCTAAAGACGATCAAAAAAGATTACGAGTCGGTGCGGCTCTTTCCACCTTACCTGAGTCACGCGATCGAATGGCGGAACTTGCGGCTGTGGGAGTGGATGCCATCATCATCGATTCCGCACAAGGGAATTCTAGTTATCAAATTGAAATGATCCAGTGGATTAAATCCCATTTCCCAAACATTGATGTGATTGGTGGGAATGTGGTCACAAAAGCACAAGCTGCCAATTTGATTGCGGCAGGTGCAGATGGACTTCGAATTGGGATGGGCCCTGGTTCCATTTGTATCACACAAGATACGATGGCGGTGGGTCGTGCACAAGCTACAGCTGTTTTCAAAACGGCAGAGTATGCCCATGCTCATGGAGTGCCTGTGATCGCGGATGGTGGTATCTCAAACATCGGTGACATTGCCAATGCACTCGCCATTGGGGCCTCTATGTGTATGATGGGATCAATGTTTGCAGGAACAAAAGAAGCTCCAGGTGAGTATTTTTATGAAAATGGCATTCGTCTAAAGAAATATAGAGGAATGGCAAGTTTGGAAGCAATGAATAAAGGTGGGGACAAACGGTATTTCTCTGAATCACAAAAAATCAAAGTGGCACAAGGTGTTTCTGGTTATGTGGTTGATAAGGGTTCCGTTTTGAATTTGATCCCGTATCTTGTGCAAGGCCTTCGCCAAAGTTTCCAAGACATGGGATTTAAGAGTATTCCTGATCTTCATAAAGCATTACGCGAAGGAAAACTTCGATTTGAGCGAAGGACAGAATCGGCTCAAGCACAAGGAAGTGTTCATGGATTGTATTCCTACACCAAACCATCGATGAGAGCTGAATAA
- a CDS encoding outer membrane lipoprotein-sorting protein — MRKFLILFLLISFASLEAQAPDTSLSAQELLARLDREMDFGKGLVKGTYVLIRRNGTSETWKINRFFNGEDALLLFDRKGRGLETKLLTKDEGENVFFFNVLSAKLFRKTDDEKYESFMGTGFFYVDLSGYSYQANYNPLVNGDLEIGGETYYRVSLKPILPYFYKKLVLLVGKKDLKPYRVDFHDRDGILFKTLNLKYGPVKIKDTTGRVEEVQKASRLEMLDLNTGSITVWEIQEVDKTVNPDASLFNVDNLSR; from the coding sequence ATGCGAAAATTTTTGATTTTATTTTTACTCATTTCTTTTGCTTCGTTAGAAGCCCAAGCGCCTGATACAAGTTTGTCGGCGCAGGAACTACTTGCGAGACTCGATCGGGAAATGGATTTTGGAAAAGGTCTCGTTAAAGGGACCTATGTCCTCATTCGAAGGAACGGAACTTCCGAAACTTGGAAGATCAATCGTTTTTTCAACGGGGAAGATGCACTTTTATTGTTTGATCGAAAGGGCCGAGGACTGGAAACCAAACTTCTCACGAAAGATGAAGGGGAGAATGTGTTTTTCTTCAATGTTCTCAGCGCTAAACTCTTTCGCAAAACAGATGATGAAAAATACGAATCATTCATGGGGACAGGTTTCTTTTATGTGGATTTGTCTGGATATTCCTATCAGGCAAATTACAATCCACTTGTGAATGGGGATTTGGAGATCGGGGGAGAAACCTATTACCGAGTGTCCTTAAAACCCATATTGCCTTACTTTTATAAAAAGTTAGTTTTGCTTGTTGGCAAAAAAGATCTCAAACCATACCGCGTTGACTTTCACGATCGGGACGGAATTTTATTTAAAACCTTAAACTTAAAATATGGACCTGTGAAAATCAAAGACACCACAGGGAGAGTTGAAGAAGTACAAAAGGCATCTCGTTTAGAAATGTTAGATTTGAACACTGGTAGCATTACCGTTTGGGAGATTCAGGAAGTTGATAAAACTGTGAATCCCGATGCTTCTCTTTTTAATGTGGATAACTTGAGTCGATAG